The Arachis hypogaea cultivar Tifrunner chromosome 19, arahy.Tifrunner.gnm2.J5K5, whole genome shotgun sequence genome has a window encoding:
- the LOC112777553 gene encoding xyloglucan galactosyltransferase XLT2, with amino-acid sequence MYPLSLLLSLNSLHTRLANSTYKPSATNNSFLMLPHSSEPHRRPKSPELSDPKSTFSALTAALIHLLSPRNPRSWILYIILFLQILLLSNLRSFPYPDAFLHPSTLLHNSTNAHHPYLSIPANAVVQQPTLPQNEVIENTSLDQCGSGRVFVYDLPRTFNKEILENCDNLNPWSSRCVALANDGLGQSAAGLAGIVPEDLLPAWYWTDQFVSEIIFHRRMLHHKCRVTEPELATAFYIPFYAGLAVGKYLWSNTSTAKDRDHHCDMMLTWLNDQPYYKKSNGWDHFITMGRITWDFRRSKDQDWGSSCIYKTGMRNVTRLLIERNPWDYFDVGIPYPTGFHPRFDSDVTRWQQFVRDCRRSSLFCFAGAPRRTFRNDFRGLLLSQCRDSGESCRAVNCSGSRCSNGTSAIMEAFLESDFCLQPRGDSFTRRSIFDCMVAGSIPVFFWRRSAYFQYEWFLPAEPGSYSVYIDRNAVKNGTSVKAVLESYSKEEVRKMREKVIEYIPRLVYAKSNNGLEGMKDAFDVAIEGVFRRFRDQEDLSFSKWR; translated from the coding sequence ATGTATCCTTTATCTCTGCTACTTTCCCTCAACTCACTGCATACTAGACTAGCAAACTCCACATACAAGCCCTCCGCCACTAACAACTCATTTCTCATGCTTCCCCATTCATCGGAACCCCACAGAAGACCCAAATCTCCCGAACTCTCCGATCCCAAATCCACCTTCTCCGCCCTCACCGCCGCCCTCATACACCTCCTCTCTCCTAGAAACCCTCGTTCATGGATTCTCTACATCATCCTCTTCCTCCAGATCCTCCTCCTCTCCAACCTCCGTAGCTTCCCCTACCCTGACGCCTTCCTTCACCCATCTACACTTCTCCATAACTCAACCAACGCCCACCATCCCTACCTCTCTATTCCTGCAAACGCTGTCGTTCAACAACCCACACTCCCCCAAAACGAAGTCATCGAGAACACCTCACTCGACCAATGCGGCTCCGGAAGGGTTTTCGTCTACGACCTCCCCAGAACCTTCAACAAAGAAATTCTCGAGAATTGCGACAACCTCAACCCGTGGAGCTCCCGCTGCGTCGCCCTCGCAAACGATGGACTCGGCCAGAGCGCTGCCGGTCTTGCCGGAATCGTGCCGGAGGATCTCCTTCCGGCGTGGTACTGGACGGACCAATTCGTGTCGGAAATAATCTTCCACAGGAGGATGCTCCACCACAAGTGCAGGGTAACGGAGCCAGAATTGGCTACGGCATTTTACATCCCCTTCTACGCTGGACTCGCGGTTGGGAAGTACCTATGGTCAAACACATCAACAGCAAAGGATCGCGATCATCACTGTGACATGATGCTGACGTGGCTCAATGATCAACCCTATTACAAGAAATCCAACGGCTGGGATCACTTCATCACCATGGGGCGCATCACATGGGATTTTCGAAGGTCCAAGGACCAAGACTGGGGTTCAAGCTGCATCTACAAGACAGGGATGAGGAACGTCACGCGCCTCCTCATCGAGCGTAACCCTTGGGACTACTTCGACGTCGGTATTCCCTATCCTACCGGATTTCACCCCCGATTCGACTCTGATGTAACTCGCTGGCAGCAGTTCGTCCGCGATTGCCGCCGCAGCTCGCTCTTCTGTTTCGCCGGCGCGCCACGCCGCACTTTCCGCAACGACTTCCGAGGGTTGTTGCTGAGCCAGTGCCGAGACTCCGGCGAGTCGTGCCGCGCCGTGAATTGCTCCGGGAGCCGATGCTCGAACGGGACGTCTGCGATCATGGAGGCGTTTCTTGAGTCGGATTTCTGCCTTCAGCCGAGAGGGGACAGCTTCACGCGGCGTTCGATCTTCGATTGCATGGTGGCAGGTTCGATTCCGGTTTTTTTCTGGCGGCGGAGTGCTTACTTTCAGTATGAGTGGTTCTTGCCGGCTGAACCGGGTAGTTATTCGGTTTACATAGACCGGAACGCGGTTAAGAATGGGACCTCGGTAAAAGCGGTTCTCGAAAGCTACAGCAAGGAAGAGGTTAGGAAAATGCGGGAGAAAGTGATCGAGTATATTCCAAGGTTGGTTTATGCCAAAAGTAACAATGGGTTGGAGGGAATGAAGGATGCTTTTGATGTTGCCATTGAAGGGGTATTTAGAAGGTTTAGGGATCAAGAAGATTTGAGTTTCAGTAAGTGGAGATGA
- the LOC112777554 gene encoding embryo-specific protein ATS3B, producing MKHHHHLVVLLLLLVCGVTLSVSESESYALKPHIAESFNVSYLQLKSQGSCSYTVVISTSCSSPSYTRDQISISFGDFYGNQIYVPRLDDPASGTFERCSSDTFQIKGPCAYQICYVYLYRSGLDGWMPESVKISGYYGKPITFYYNTFIPRDTWYGFDWCNAASSSYHLSSQKWLLFLVLGFVLHFWL from the exons atgaagcatcatcatcatcttgttGTTCTTCTGCTCTTGTTGGTCTGTGGAGTGACCCTATCAGTATCTGAGTCGGAGTCCTATGCTCTTAAGCCTCATATTGCCGAGTCTTTCAATGTCAGCTATCTTCAG CTGAAGAGCCAGGGGAGTTGCTCTTACACGGTGGTTATATCTACTAGTTGTTCTTCTCCTTCTTATACAAGGGATCAGATCAGTATTTCTTTTGGGGATTTTTATGGCAACCAG ATATACGTACCGAGATTGGACGATCCGGCTTCAGGTACGTTCGAGCGCTGTTCTTCAGATACCTTTCAGATAAAAGGTCCTTGCGCGTATCAGATATGTTATGTGTACTTATATAGATCCGGCCTAGACGGTTGGATGCCGGAGAGTGTGAAAATCAGTGGTTACTATGGCAAGCCTATTACTTTCTATTACAACACATTCATCCCCAGAGATACATGGTATGGTTTTGATTGGTGcaatgctgcttcttcttcatacCACCTCTCTTCTCAGAAATGGCTTCTATTTTTGGTTCTGGGatttgttcttcatttttggTTGTAA
- the LOC112777552 gene encoding DEAD-box ATP-dependent RNA helicase 7, translated as MGTPNGDVRKKKEEEEEAAKLMEQEYQDKKEEEEEEEEDLNAVWRFRISEPLRERLKGKGIESLFPIQAITFDTILDGSDLVGRARTGQGKTLAFVLPILESLTNGIAKASRKTGYRRPPSVLVLLPTRELASQVHSDFELYGGAVGLTSCCLYGGAPYQSQEIKLKRGVDIVVGTPGRIKDHIERENIDLSQLRFRVLDEADEMLRMGFVEDVELILGKVENISKVQTLLFSATLPDWVKHIAAKFLKPDKKTADLVGNTKMKASTNVRHIVLPCTTSARSRLIPDIIRCYSSGGRTIIFTETKESASQLAGFLPGARALHGDIQQAQREVTLSGFRSGKFMTLVATNVAARGLDINDVQLIIQCEPPRDVEAYIHRSGRTGRAGNSGVAVMLYDPRRSSISKIERESGVKFEHISAPQPHDIAKAIGREAAEMINQVSDSVIPAFKSTAEELLKNSGLSVVELLAKALAKAVGYTEMKKRSLLTSMENHVTLLLEIGKPIFTATFAYGVLRRFLAEEKVEAVKGLTLTAEGSGVVFDVPAEDLDTYLAGKDKASSVRLEVLTALPRLQEKDQSRGGRFGSGGPRRGGFGDRSVGSRFLGGRGGSGRNVRFSSDRFSNNGGIGRGRGIRSGKRW; from the exons ATGGGGACCCCCAACGGGGAtgtgaggaagaagaaggaggaggaggaggaggcggCTAAGTTGATGGAACAGGAATACCAAGacaagaaggaagaggaggaggaggaggaggaggatctgAATGCAGTTTGGAGGTTTAGGATATCGGAGCCATTGAGGGAGAGGCTGAAGGGGAAGGGAATAGAGTCACTGTTTCCAATTCAGGCCATCACCTTTGATACCATTCTTGATGGCTCTGATTTGGTTGGCCGTGCTCGAACCGGTCAGGGAAAAACTCTGGCCTTTGTGTTGCCCATATTAGAGTCTTTGACAAACGGTATAGCCAAAGCTTCAAGAAAGACTGGTTATAGAAGGCCTCCAAGCGTTCTGGTTCTTTTACCAACAAGGGAATTGGCATCTCAGGTTCACTCTGACTTTGAACTTTATGGTGGCGCCGTCGGATTAACATCTTGCTGTTTATATGGTGGAGCTCCATACCAGAGCCAAGAAATTAAGCTCAAGAGAGGTGTTGATATTGTTGTTGGCACACCAGGCCGGATTAAG GATCATATAGAGAGGGAAAATATTGACCTAAGCCAGCTTAGATTTCGCGTCCTGGATGAAGCAGATGAGATGCTGAGGATGGGTTTTGTTGAAGATGTTGAACTTATTCTTG GTAAGGTAGAGAACATTAGTAAAGTCCAGACACTTTTATTCAGTGCTACTTTGCCAGACTGGGTTAAGcat ATTGCTGCAAAATTTCTGAAGCCAGATAAGAAGACAGCTGACCTTGTTGGAAATACAAAAATGAAGGCAAGCACCAATGTTAGGCATATTGTTCTTCCGTGCACTACTTCTGCCAGGTCCCGCCTTATTCCGGACATCATTCGCTGTTATAGCAG CGGAGGACGGACGATTATATTTACTGAGACAAAGGAGTCTGCTTCACAACTTGCAGGTTTCTTGCCTGGAGCAAGAGCTCTCCATGGAGACATACAGCAGGCGCAACGTGAG GTTACATTGTCTGGCTTCAGGTCTGGCAAATTCATGACATTAGTTGCTACAAATGTGGCAGCTCGAGGTCTGGATATTAATGATGTTCAATTAATTATCCAG TGTGAACCCCCAAGGGATGTAGAAGCCTATATCCATCGTTCAGGGCGCACGGGACGAGCAGGTAATAGTGGAGTTGCTGTTATGCTTTATGATCCAAGGAGGTCAAGTATATCCAAAATCGAAAGAGAATCCGGTGTCAAATTTGAACATATATCTGCTCCTCAGCCTCATGATATTGCTAAAGCTATAGGTAGGGAAGCTGCTGAGATGATCAATCAAGTGTCTGATAG TGTGATTCCGGCATTCAAGTCTACTGCTGAGGAGCTTTTGAAAAACTCCGGTTTGTCAGTTGTTGAATTACTTGCAAAGGCTCTTGCCAAGGCTGTT GGTTATACTGAGATGAAGAAAAGATCGCTTCTCACTTCCATGGAGAACCATGTTACATTACTTCTTGAGATTGGGAAACCTATCTTCACTGCAAC TTTTGCATATGGAGTGTTGAGGAGATTCTTGGCCGAAGAGAAGGTTGAGGCAGTGAAGGGTCTCACTCTCACCGCCGAGGGAagtggcgttgtctttgatgtaCCAGCTGAAGATTTAGATACATATCTTGCAG GTAAGGACAAGGCCTCAAGTGTGAGGTTAGAGGTGTTGACAGCGTTGCCACGTTTGCAAGAAAAAGACCAATCAAGAGGTGGAAGATTTGGTAGTGGTGGCCCTCGTCGTGGTGGTTTCGGAGATAGAAGTGTTGGGAGCAGGTTTTTGGGTGGAAGAGGTGGCAGTGGCAGGAATGTTAGATTTTCCAGTGACAGATTCTCTAATAATGGTGGCATTGGGAGAGGTCGTGGCATCAGGAGTGGAAAGAGATGGTGA